The Chryseobacterium sp. JV274 sequence TGCCCGGCAGGGACAAACAAAAAGACAGGATTTTACCAATCTTATGCTAATGAGCCTTATAACCATCTTTTTTAATAAAAAATGCCCTGCAAAAACAGGGCATTTGTATATTTTGTACTTCCAATTAGTGTTCAGCTTTTGGAGCCTTTTCAGCTTCAGCAGGTTTTGCAGCAGCAGTACTGTCTGTTTTAGGAGCTGCAGCTTCTGGCTTTACAGCAACTTCTTCCTTATGCTCTGCAGCAGCTGCATGTCCGTGACCTTCTCCCTGAGCAGCATCAGAATATCTGTCTACTCCTTCTTCCAGTTTCAAAGTCCCTTTATTTCCACCAGCTGGTACTTTTTTACAACTTACCGCTACTGTTGCAATTGCTAAACATATAACTAATTTTTTCATATGTAAAATTTATTTTTTTAAGATCATATGAAACCGCTCTATTTTAGCCTATTCTGATTTATCCAAACAGCGGGCGATTTCATGTTTAAATTTTTGATTGCCCAAAAGTAAGAAATCCTGCTTTTTTCGGCAACATTTTTATACTGATTTTAATATTATTTTCCCTTTTTTGGATTGTGTAAAAATAAGGTAATGATCTCCCCCATCTTTCAAACCATACTTTTTCTTGATTTCTTCAGGTTTTAAAGGATAGTTTTTTGAAATGATATTATACTGTTCTTTTTTCTTAATACTTTTAGAGTCAATCAGTTCCACTTCCATAATTCTCCCGGGAAAGTCTCCTTTCTTTTCACTGGAGGTATAGAAATGACTGTTAGGATTAAGCTTTTTTAATCCGAATTTCTGTGAAATCAAATTAAAAACTCCTGCTTTCAAAATAGAGTTATTGGGAATGTAAATGTATTTTTCAGGCTCGGAATATTCAGACTCGGCATTTTCTTCTTCCCCAAATCTGAAAGTAAAGGCAGATTCGCCACTCTCAAGGTTCACACAGCTGCAGATAATCTCGTCCGTATTTTCCTTGGATAAAAAAATGACAACTTCTTTTACATCATTTTTCAGGGCAATAATTTCTATCCTTGAAATACCCGGCAACATTGACACAAGATACTTAAGATCAATAAGTGGAGAGAGTTTAATGACGACCTGATTGGAAATAGACAACAATTTCTCCTGGATTTCGAGAATATCAGGAGACAGGTCTTCTAAAAGAAAAACCTTGTTTTTTTGCTGATCTCTTCTGGCCGGATCAAGATAAATGACATCAAAATGTTCCTGATTCCCGTTCAGGAAATCTTCAAGCTTTTTGTTGATAAAATTTGCCTGACGTCCTAAAGTATTCCAGTTATGCTCAACAATTTCTAAAAGCTCTGTATTCTGCTCTACCAAAGTGATATGATCGAAGTTTTGAGACAGATAATAGGCATCAATACCAAAACCGCTCGTGAGATCAATAAATGTACTCCCTTTCAAGATGTTGGATTTATAAAGAGCTGTTTTTTCTGATGATGACTGCTCGAGATTAAGCTGTGGCGGAAAAATAATCCCTTCTTTCAAGAGAAAAGGAAACTTTCTTTCAGCAACCTGTTTTCCTTTGATCTGCTGTACAATTTCCTGCATAGAAACTTCCGGAAAGGGTGATTTTTTCAGCAGTAATGTATGTAAATCTGCATTCAGATTTGCATTGATATAGTTTTGAATCTCTTTGTTTATTAATTTATTTCCCACAGATTTTACCAGATTGTAAATGATAATATGTTATCAATGCTTCGACTACAAAAAACAAGTATTAGAAATATCATGCTAAGCAGAGTCAAAACATTATTATATTAAAATTATCTTTTGTAAAAAATATAATCCGTCAATACCGGAGTTATTCCATTCTGCTTAAGCAAAGAATTGATTTGTCCTCTGTGATAGGTAGAGTGATTGACTGCATGAAAAAGCATTTCAAAAATACTGTTTTCAAATTTTGTTCCTCTTGAATTCTGATATTCTACTCTTTTGTCCAGATCAAAATTTCTTATAATATCAATGCTTTTAAGAAAATTTCTATGGTTAATTTCCTCAAGAGATTCAAAAGGATTGATCTGCCAGACTTCAAAAGTAGTTTCTCCCAGAATCCGGGCATTCCAGATCTGTTGTGCATTAAGAGTATGATTAATCAGACTGATGGTTTTATCATCAACAAGTTCTCTGTTTTCAGAAATAACTTTAATCATCTCAACATTGAAATGATAGGTGTATTCAAATAAGTCTACCAGTTTTTCTTTCATTATTCAAACATTTCAGCCCAGCGAACCGCTTTTATCTCCTTTTCGTTATACAGATCTCCGATAGACTTTTTAACGTCTAATTTAGGGTATAAATTTACCCCTATCAGCTTTATTTTTCCTTCTTCAATCCATTGCTGCTCTTCAACAGCATGATCATAGATCTTTTTCTGAACAACTCCCTGTTTCAACAGTTCAAGATACCCTCCAGCCTCCTCGATTTCAACAAATAAAGCCCATGATTTCTCTGCAAACTGCTTCGTAATATCTTCAATATAATAACTTCCGTTCACAGCATCTTCAAATACATTGATGATACTTTCGTAAGCGAGCACAATCTGCTGTTTGAAAGAAATTTCTTCCGAATTATCTGTACTTCTGTTTACAAGATAATTATTGGTAAAAACAGCGTCAGCTCCTCCGATCATTGCGGAAGCAAGTTCTAATGTAGAGCGGATCAGGTTGTTTTCATTGTCAGAAACGGCTTTATTTCGCAGTGAAGTCTCCGCAAAGATGTAAGGAATTTCATCCATACCATATTCCTTAGAAAGCTGGTTGAAAACAATTTTAAAGGCTCTCAGTTTTGCCATTTCAAAGAAATAATTTCCTCCTACTGCTATTCTGAAGATTAGCTTATTCAAAATTTCAGCACCATAAGCTTCTACCAGTTCCTTAGTTTTTGCCAGCGCAATACCAAGCTGCTGATAAATGGCTGCTCCGGCATTCTGATGCAGTGAAATATCAACACAGATATTTCTCTTAAAGTCTTTGGCCAGTAATTCTTTAGCCAGCTGATCGTCTATATTTCCTTCTTTTTCATTAAAAATGTCAATCAATGAAAAATACTGATCTTCTTCTTTAGGGCTGATGTGTCCTGCAAGTTCTTTGTTGTTGACAAAAAGAGTTTTCTGATCAAGATTTTCTACATTATGATCAAGGATAAATGCAAATACTTCTTCTTCTAAACTTTCATGATATTTTGCTACCAAATGGGTACTTTCTTCAACTCTAGGCAGATTTACCAAAGGCTTCTGAACTTCTGTGTAAAAAGGCTTCACCTCTATTCCTTCCAAATTTTGTTTTTCTAAAATAGGGTAAATATCCTCTGTTTTAAGTTGTTTTTTGACTAAACTTTCCCAGTTTGAAAATATATCTGTATTTGACATTAGTTTTTTTATTTGTGAATTGTCAATAGTGAATTTTTAAAAACTAAAAATACATTTCATTATTGACTTAATTCTATTCAACTTTATTATTTTTTGGCAACTTTTGTGCTGTCTACCACCAAAATGAAGATTTCTTCATTCGGCTTTTTCATAAAATAATTTTCTCTTGCGTATTTTTCCTTCTCAGACTTGTTGTTCATCAGTTTTTTATAAAAAGCATCATTTTTTTCGTATTCTTTTTTGTAGAAGTCCAGCTGCTCTTCATATTTCCTGATCTCACCATTCAGTTCATTGATTACAAGAAATGAGGTTTTATCGAAAAAAATCATCCATACCAAAAACAGACAGATCGTAATGGTATACTTGTTCAAAACATATTTCTGTATAAGTTTGAATGTTTCAGATTTCGGCTGAATGTCTTTGATAAGGTTGTTTTCTTCCATTTTTTTAATGTTTTTTCAACGAGTTTTTAATAACAGTAGTTAAAAAATCAATCGCTACGGAATTCTGCTTCATATTTGGGATAATAAGATCGGCATCATTTTTAGAAGGCTCTATGAATTCCTGGTGCATTGGTTTCAATGTAGTCTGATAACGGTGTAATACTTCGCTCAGATCTCTTCCTCTTTCCTGGGTATCTCTCCTGATCCTCCTGATCAGCCTTTCGTCAGAATCTGCATGAACAAATACTTTCAAATCAAATTCTTTCAGTAATTCTTTGTTGGTAAGAACCAAAATTCCTTCTACTACCAATACGTTTTTAGGTTCTACAGTGACATGATCTCCTGTTCTGGAATGAGTGACAAAGCTGTAAATGGGCTGTTCAATAGGCTCATTATTCTTTAAAGCTTTCACATGTTTTATCAATAATTCAAAATCTATCGACTTGGGATGGTCATAATTCAGAGCTTCTCTTTCTGTCAATGTAAGACCTTGGTTGTCGTGATAATAATTATCCTGAGAAAGGATATTCATTCCCTCAATATCAAGCTGCTGAAGTATCTTGTCAACAACTGTAGTTTTGCCGGATCCAGTACCACCGGCAATTCCTATTACAAGCATTATTTTTTTGTTTCTTTATAGTTGGTACAAATATACTATTTTAGATAAAATATGACAATGTAAGAGTATTGAGAAATTAAAAGATTAAAGCATTTAAAGATTAAAAGATTTTCCTGAAGCCTTCTACTCTTTGTCATTTATTGCCATTACTCAACTTTCCCCTTCGGATTCAATAAAAAAACCGGCAAATTTATTGCCGGTTTTTATTTTATACGATTTCGCTTGTTAATTCGCGCGAAATTAATTTTTCATGCATAGGCTTCAAAACATCCATTGAGCCTGTTTTTACGGTACATTTGCCTTTGTAGTGAACAAGCATCGTACATTGTTCTGCTTGCTCCAGGGTATGTTTGCATATTTCGATAAGACAGTCTATTACATAATCAAATGTATGAATATCGTCATTATGCAGTACCAGTTTATAAACTTCATCCGTATCATCCAGAACGAGGACATCTTCTTCATACTGGCGCTTTGGATCTTCATAATCTTTTATGATATTATAAAAATTCATTCTAACTGTTTTAAACTTCTCCAATTTTATCTGCTAAATGATCTATAGCATTAGGTTCCTCATAGACCAGTTCTACAAGTTCTACACTTTTATTATTCATTTTCAGAATTTTAAAGTGGTAGTCCTCAAGATCAAATTCCTGGTTTTCTTCAGGGATATCTTCCAACTCATAAAGAATGAATCCGGCTAATGAATTGTACTCACTTTCTTCTGAAAGCGGAAGTCTTTTAGGCAGAAACTCATTGATTTCGTCCAAAGGCTGCGTAGCCTGTACCCAATAGGTATTATCTGATATTTTATCAACGATTTTTTCTTCATCGTCTTCTTCATCCTGAATTTCCCCTACCAGTTCTTCCAGAATATCTTCTAATGTAATAATTCCTTCAGTCCCACCAAATTCGTCAATAACAACAGCGATATGTTGTTTTTTAAGCTGGAACGTTTTCAGCAAATCTGAAACTTTTTTACTTTCCACAACGAAAAAAGCATCCCGCATTAAATCTTTAAGGTCTTCATGATCCAGATTTCCTTTTCTTTTAACAAATTCCCTGATGATTTCTTTTGTATAGAAAATTCCGATGATATTATCAATAGAGTCAATATATACTGGAATACGTGAATACCCGCTGTCCATAATCTTATTGATGATATCTGTAACATCTTCTTCAAAATCTATGGAAGTAATATTCTGTCTTGGAACCATGATCTGTTTAGCAGAATGATCAGTAAAGTCAAATGCATTTTTGATGATCTCATAGTTTTCTTCTTCAATCTCTCCGCTGTCAGCACTTTGTTTTACCAAAAGCTGAAGCTCTTCTGTAGAGTGAATTTCCTGTTCGGAAGCCGGGTGAATTTTCACCAATCTAAGGAAACCATTTGACATTGAGTTCATCAACCAGATAAACGGTTTAAAAATTGTGTAAAAAACCCTTAGCGGAACAGCTGTTGCCATTGTAGTGGCTTCAGATTTTCTGATCGCAATTGATTTTGGGATAAGCTCACCAAATACAATGTGCATAATGGTAATCAACACAAAACTGGTCACTACAGAGATTGTAGTAATCGTTGTCTGAGTAAGATCAATACTCAGAGATGCGAAGATATTTTCAACCATATGATGCAAGGCACTTTCTCCTACCCAACCAAGAGCAAGGGATGCCAATGTAATTCCTAATTGTGTAGCGGAAAGATATTCATCAAGATGCTTGATGATATGTTCTGCCTGTTTAGCCATAGAATTACCTTCTGCGGCTTTTAACTGAATTTGTGAGTAACGAACTTTAACAATTGAAAATTCTGCGGCTACGAAGAAGCCATTTAGTAAAACAAGAAATAAGGCCAGCAAAAGCCTGACTATGTCCGAGTCCATTTAGAGGTTGTATAAATTTTATTAGGTACAAAGATATGCAAAATAAAAATAACCTGAATCCGGGATAGATTATTTTGATTGAGGATTTTTTGAAAGAAAATATGAAGCGATAAGATGTCGCTATTTTTTATTAAAAAAAATAATTGAATACATCCTCTCATTTCTATATAAAAAGACGGTTTTTGAACGGTAAATAGCAGTTTTAGTCTTATAAAAATAAAAAGCACCGATAAATTCGGTGCTTTAATGGTATGTTAAAATAATTCTTTATGAATTTTTCAAAGCTTCTGCTCCGGAAACAATTTCCAAGATTTCGTTGGTAATTGCTGCCTGTCTTGCTTTGTTGTAGAAGATCTTAAGATCATTTCTCAAAGCTTCTGCATTATCTGTAGCTTTGTGCATTGCTGTCATTCTCGCTCCGTGCTCAGATGCTACTGAATCAAGGATTGATTTGAAAACCTGCGTTTTAATAGACTTAGGAATCAGGTTATCCAGAATCTCAGCCCTGTTCGGTTCAAAGATATAATCTGTTTCTACCTGTGATTCTGTATTTTCAGGCATTGAGATTGGAAGAAGTTGTTCTGTTGTTACTTCCTGAGTTGCTGCATTAACGAATTTATTATAAATAACATATACTTCGTCAAATTTACCTTCTCTGAAGCTTGCCATTACTCCTTCAGTGATATGAGCAACAGCATCAAAGTTCAGATTATCATAAACAGAACTTCCATTAGCATATACTGAACGGCTTCTTCTTACAGCATCAAATGCTTTTTTACCTACAGGAAGAACTTCAATCTCATATTGAGAATTGTTCTGGAACTGAAGGTTAAGCTCTTTTACAATTGAAGAGTTAAAAGCTCCCGCAAGACCTCTGTTTGAAGTAACAGCGATGAAAAGTATTCTTTTAACCTCTCTTTTCTGAGCATATACAGAAATCTGATCAGGATCTGAACTAGAATTTACATTCTGGATAAGTTCCTGTAGTTTTTCAGAATATGGTCTTAGCATTACAATTGCATCCTGTGCTTTTTTAAGTTTCGCAGCGGAAACCATTTTCATAGCACGGGTAATCTGCATCGTAGATGAAATTGACGTAATTCTGCCTCGTATTTCTTTTAAGTTTGCCATTAATTTGGGTTCAAAGTTTAAGGTCTAAAGTTTAAGGCTTAAAACGTTATATTTTAAACCTTAAACATTGAATTTTTTAGTTGTATTTAGAAGCTAAATCATTAGCAGCCTGCTTAAGAACACTTGTAATATCGTTATCGATTTTTCCAGCCTTAATAGCAGCCATTGTATCAGGGTGCTTAGATCTTAGGAACTCGATATATTCGTGTTGGAATTCTTTAATTTTTCTGATAGGAACGTTTCTCATTAAGTTTTCTGTTCCAGCGTATACGATCGCTACCTGACTGTCTACAGGAAGTGGTGCATTT is a genomic window containing:
- a CDS encoding class I SAM-dependent methyltransferase, whose amino-acid sequence is MGNKLINKEIQNYINANLNADLHTLLLKKSPFPEVSMQEIVQQIKGKQVAERKFPFLLKEGIIFPPQLNLEQSSSEKTALYKSNILKGSTFIDLTSGFGIDAYYLSQNFDHITLVEQNTELLEIVEHNWNTLGRQANFINKKLEDFLNGNQEHFDVIYLDPARRDQQKNKVFLLEDLSPDILEIQEKLLSISNQVVIKLSPLIDLKYLVSMLPGISRIEIIALKNDVKEVVIFLSKENTDEIICSCVNLESGESAFTFRFGEEENAESEYSEPEKYIYIPNNSILKAGVFNLISQKFGLKKLNPNSHFYTSSEKKGDFPGRIMEVELIDSKSIKKKEQYNIISKNYPLKPEEIKKKYGLKDGGDHYLIFTQSKKGKIILKSV
- a CDS encoding DinB family protein, with amino-acid sequence MKEKLVDLFEYTYHFNVEMIKVISENRELVDDKTISLINHTLNAQQIWNARILGETTFEVWQINPFESLEEINHRNFLKSIDIIRNFDLDKRVEYQNSRGTKFENSIFEMLFHAVNHSTYHRGQINSLLKQNGITPVLTDYIFYKR
- a CDS encoding methylmalonyl-CoA mutase family protein; the encoded protein is MSNTDIFSNWESLVKKQLKTEDIYPILEKQNLEGIEVKPFYTEVQKPLVNLPRVEESTHLVAKYHESLEEEVFAFILDHNVENLDQKTLFVNNKELAGHISPKEEDQYFSLIDIFNEKEGNIDDQLAKELLAKDFKRNICVDISLHQNAGAAIYQQLGIALAKTKELVEAYGAEILNKLIFRIAVGGNYFFEMAKLRAFKIVFNQLSKEYGMDEIPYIFAETSLRNKAVSDNENNLIRSTLELASAMIGGADAVFTNNYLVNRSTDNSEEISFKQQIVLAYESIINVFEDAVNGSYYIEDITKQFAEKSWALFVEIEEAGGYLELLKQGVVQKKIYDHAVEEQQWIEEGKIKLIGVNLYPKLDVKKSIGDLYNEKEIKAVRWAEMFE
- a CDS encoding FtsB family cell division protein is translated as MEENNLIKDIQPKSETFKLIQKYVLNKYTITICLFLVWMIFFDKTSFLVINELNGEIRKYEEQLDFYKKEYEKNDAFYKKLMNNKSEKEKYARENYFMKKPNEEIFILVVDSTKVAKK
- the udk gene encoding uridine kinase — its product is MLVIGIAGGTGSGKTTVVDKILQQLDIEGMNILSQDNYYHDNQGLTLTEREALNYDHPKSIDFELLIKHVKALKNNEPIEQPIYSFVTHSRTGDHVTVEPKNVLVVEGILVLTNKELLKEFDLKVFVHADSDERLIRRIRRDTQERGRDLSEVLHRYQTTLKPMHQEFIEPSKNDADLIIPNMKQNSVAIDFLTTVIKNSLKKH
- a CDS encoding ATP-dependent Clp protease adaptor ClpS translates to MNFYNIIKDYEDPKRQYEEDVLVLDDTDEVYKLVLHNDDIHTFDYVIDCLIEICKHTLEQAEQCTMLVHYKGKCTVKTGSMDVLKPMHEKLISRELTSEIV
- a CDS encoding hemolysin family protein codes for the protein MDSDIVRLLLALFLVLLNGFFVAAEFSIVKVRYSQIQLKAAEGNSMAKQAEHIIKHLDEYLSATQLGITLASLALGWVGESALHHMVENIFASLSIDLTQTTITTISVVTSFVLITIMHIVFGELIPKSIAIRKSEATTMATAVPLRVFYTIFKPFIWLMNSMSNGFLRLVKIHPASEQEIHSTEELQLLVKQSADSGEIEEENYEIIKNAFDFTDHSAKQIMVPRQNITSIDFEEDVTDIINKIMDSGYSRIPVYIDSIDNIIGIFYTKEIIREFVKRKGNLDHEDLKDLMRDAFFVVESKKVSDLLKTFQLKKQHIAVVIDEFGGTEGIITLEDILEELVGEIQDEEDDEEKIVDKISDNTYWVQATQPLDEINEFLPKRLPLSEESEYNSLAGFILYELEDIPEENQEFDLEDYHFKILKMNNKSVELVELVYEEPNAIDHLADKIGEV
- the atpG gene encoding ATP synthase F1 subunit gamma, encoding MANLKEIRGRITSISSTMQITRAMKMVSAAKLKKAQDAIVMLRPYSEKLQELIQNVNSSSDPDQISVYAQKREVKRILFIAVTSNRGLAGAFNSSIVKELNLQFQNNSQYEIEVLPVGKKAFDAVRRSRSVYANGSSVYDNLNFDAVAHITEGVMASFREGKFDEVYVIYNKFVNAATQEVTTEQLLPISMPENTESQVETDYIFEPNRAEILDNLIPKSIKTQVFKSILDSVASEHGARMTAMHKATDNAEALRNDLKIFYNKARQAAITNEILEIVSGAEALKNS